Proteins found in one Arthrobacter pascens genomic segment:
- a CDS encoding ABC transporter ATP-binding protein, translating to MSTATFGTANEDNAHLSKSDSKTVRRRSLALLGSLIRPVRLRFWLTIATVVLSQAARVAGPALIAFGIDHALPALQAGDNLPLVLTGVAYLAAAVATAGLTALYVTSTARLSQAMLLDLRVRVFRHTQRLSLEFHEKYTSGRIIARQTSDLEALRELLDSGVSSLASGMLFMIFTAVTVFALDWRSGLIVLAAGLPMFFLARWYQKHSQIAFRQSRVVSARLIVHFVETMTGIRAVKAFRKERENAERYGQLSEDYRLVTVRSINLNGIFQPGLVLIGNVCVAVVLLFGGFRVLSGELAVGVLLALILSTKRFFQPVDQMAMFYNSFQSAQAALEKVSGLLEEIPTVRPPKNAVALRDAKGTIDFTGVEFRYGDGPVIIPNLDLHIPAGQTVALVGQTGAGKSTLAKLIARFYDVSSGSLTLDGVDLRNLSTTDLRRNIVMVTQEAFLFSGSVADNIALGRPDASRAEIEEAARAVGAHEFITELPEGYDTDVNKRGGRVSSGQRQLISFARAFLARPAVLILDEATSSLDIPSERLVQAGLAHLLEATSDAGGAASGTPTASAGGGRTALIIAHRLSTVETADRVLVVHDGRVVEDGTPAELIGGGGRFADLHGAWKDSLV from the coding sequence ATGAGCACCGCAACTTTCGGCACGGCCAACGAGGACAACGCCCACCTCAGCAAGAGCGACAGCAAAACCGTACGACGGCGGTCGCTCGCCCTGCTGGGCTCCCTGATCCGACCCGTACGGCTCAGGTTCTGGCTCACCATCGCAACCGTGGTCCTCTCGCAGGCTGCCCGGGTCGCCGGGCCGGCGCTGATCGCCTTCGGCATCGACCACGCGCTCCCGGCCCTGCAGGCAGGAGACAACCTGCCGCTGGTCCTCACCGGCGTCGCGTACCTGGCTGCGGCCGTGGCGACGGCGGGACTCACCGCCCTCTACGTCACCTCCACCGCGAGGCTCAGCCAGGCCATGCTCCTGGACCTGCGGGTCAGGGTCTTCCGGCACACCCAGCGCCTGAGCCTGGAGTTCCACGAAAAGTACACCTCAGGCCGGATCATCGCCCGGCAGACCTCGGACCTTGAGGCGCTGCGCGAACTCCTCGATTCGGGTGTCAGCTCACTGGCTTCGGGCATGCTGTTCATGATCTTCACAGCGGTCACTGTGTTTGCCCTGGACTGGCGGAGCGGCCTGATCGTACTGGCTGCCGGCTTGCCGATGTTCTTCCTTGCCCGGTGGTACCAGAAACACTCCCAGATTGCCTTCCGCCAGTCGCGCGTGGTGTCCGCCCGGCTGATCGTGCACTTCGTGGAAACCATGACCGGCATCCGGGCTGTGAAGGCCTTCCGCAAGGAACGCGAGAATGCGGAGCGGTACGGGCAACTGTCCGAGGATTACCGCCTGGTGACCGTGCGCTCCATCAACCTCAACGGCATCTTCCAGCCCGGCCTGGTGCTGATCGGCAACGTCTGCGTGGCGGTGGTGCTCCTGTTCGGCGGCTTCCGGGTCCTCAGCGGCGAGCTGGCCGTCGGTGTCCTGCTGGCACTGATCCTCTCCACCAAGCGCTTCTTCCAGCCCGTAGACCAGATGGCCATGTTCTACAACTCCTTCCAGAGCGCGCAGGCAGCCCTGGAAAAGGTGTCCGGCCTGCTCGAGGAGATCCCCACGGTGCGTCCGCCCAAGAACGCCGTGGCACTCCGGGATGCCAAGGGCACCATCGACTTCACGGGCGTGGAATTCCGCTACGGGGACGGGCCGGTGATCATTCCGAACCTGGACCTGCATATCCCCGCCGGCCAGACCGTCGCGCTGGTGGGCCAGACCGGCGCCGGCAAGTCCACGCTGGCCAAGCTGATCGCCCGGTTCTACGACGTCTCCTCCGGCTCCCTGACCTTGGACGGGGTGGACCTGCGCAATCTCAGCACAACGGATCTGCGCCGGAACATCGTGATGGTTACGCAGGAGGCATTCCTGTTCAGCGGGTCCGTGGCGGACAACATCGCCCTGGGCAGGCCCGACGCCTCCCGCGCGGAGATCGAGGAGGCTGCCCGTGCCGTGGGCGCCCACGAGTTCATCACCGAGCTCCCCGAAGGCTACGACACCGACGTCAACAAGCGCGGCGGCCGCGTATCCTCGGGGCAGCGCCAGCTCATCAGCTTTGCCCGGGCGTTCCTGGCCCGCCCCGCCGTGCTGATCCTGGACGAGGCCACGTCGTCGCTGGACATCCCCTCCGAGCGGCTGGTCCAGGCCGGCCTGGCGCACCTTCTGGAAGCAACATCCGACGCCGGCGGTGCTGCCAGCGGGACACCCACAGCTTCCGCTGGCGGGGGCCGCACGGCGCTCATCATCGCGCACCGCCTCTCCACGGTGGAAACGGCCGACCGTGTGCTGGTGGTGCACGACGGCCGTGTGGTGGAGGATGGCACTCCCGCGGAGCTGATCGGCGGCGGCGGACGGTTCGCTGACCTCCATGGCGCCTGGAAGGACTCCCTGGTCTGA
- a CDS encoding helix-turn-helix domain-containing protein: MGNGFGEKLRAERLERGLTQAELGKDLYSPSYISLLETGRREPTAEVIEELARRLELAPKALEAWSQPISVSDAEYVLAGLYARQAWDLRDYPLAASHAATAAQIALEGKNTSAWWNMTYMQAECLIKQGNWQECQKIMQHLLEHPMATESVGLAVRARQMLAGICQGQGQLSTAVDHALEAVKLCAQLSKGSTLIIGAHRALIGALAESGRLDEAWKYCQAMNDHVDEHSMSQLAGEVAWVVGNVAFMRHDYPEGIKYHERAARMLSPANDIELWARFNKASAAVRLSSGIVEPETLSSIERAELALSIVGGNKTDQLEVAFIRARWLYLTGDIVAAVEKLREIHAERGALAKHTAGEVSLLLGKSLKAAGESEEALVYLKEAQKAFSAAGAQDRVQQALDAVLEIKLAQQRAAAATKPARNQAS, from the coding sequence GTGGGCAACGGATTCGGGGAGAAGCTCCGGGCGGAGCGTCTCGAACGTGGGCTGACACAGGCTGAACTGGGCAAGGACCTGTATTCCCCCAGCTACATTTCTCTGCTCGAAACCGGCCGGAGGGAACCTACGGCCGAAGTGATCGAGGAGCTCGCGCGCAGGCTGGAGCTGGCGCCCAAGGCGCTGGAAGCCTGGAGCCAGCCTATTTCTGTCAGTGACGCCGAATACGTCCTGGCCGGCCTGTACGCACGCCAGGCCTGGGACCTCAGGGACTACCCGCTCGCGGCCAGCCACGCAGCCACGGCCGCGCAGATAGCCCTCGAGGGCAAGAACACCAGCGCGTGGTGGAACATGACCTACATGCAGGCCGAGTGCCTGATCAAGCAGGGCAACTGGCAGGAGTGCCAGAAGATCATGCAGCACCTGCTGGAACACCCCATGGCCACCGAGTCCGTGGGCCTCGCCGTCCGGGCCCGGCAGATGCTCGCCGGTATCTGCCAGGGACAGGGCCAGCTGAGCACCGCAGTGGACCACGCTCTGGAAGCCGTGAAACTCTGCGCCCAGCTTTCCAAGGGCTCAACCCTGATCATCGGCGCCCACCGCGCCCTGATCGGTGCCCTCGCCGAAAGCGGCCGGCTGGACGAAGCATGGAAGTACTGCCAGGCCATGAACGACCATGTGGACGAACACTCCATGTCGCAGCTCGCAGGCGAAGTGGCCTGGGTGGTGGGCAACGTGGCATTTATGCGGCATGACTACCCGGAGGGCATCAAGTACCACGAGAGGGCTGCCAGGATGCTCTCCCCCGCCAACGACATCGAGCTGTGGGCCCGCTTCAACAAGGCCTCAGCCGCCGTCAGGCTGTCCTCCGGGATTGTGGAACCCGAAACGCTTTCATCCATTGAACGCGCCGAGCTGGCCCTGTCCATCGTGGGCGGCAACAAGACCGACCAGCTGGAAGTTGCCTTCATCCGCGCCCGCTGGCTCTACCTCACGGGCGACATTGTGGCCGCCGTGGAGAAGCTGCGGGAAATCCACGCCGAACGCGGCGCCCTGGCCAAGCACACGGCCGGGGAAGTGTCGCTCCTGCTGGGCAAGTCGCTCAAGGCCGCAGGCGAGTCGGAGGAAGCCCTGGTCTACCTCAAGGAGGCGCAGAAGGCGTTCAGCGCTGCCGGCGCCCAGGACCGCGTCCAGCAGGCACTTGACGCCGTCCTGGAGATCAAGCTGGCCCAGCAGCGGGCCGCGGCGGCCACCAAACCAGCCAGGAACCAGGCCAGCTAA
- a CDS encoding phosphoribosylaminoimidazolesuccinocarboxamide synthase, translating to MTENSPLEPATKTGLDTEALHLPGWTHVYSGKVRDLYEPEDESIREQVGQDCVLVVASDRISAYDHVLASEIPDKGRILTQLSLWWFDQLDVMHHVLASTVEGGVPAAVDGRAMICKKLDMFPVECIARGYLTGSGLLEYKASGTVCEIPLPPGLVDGSRLDKAIFTPSAKAEVGEHDENIPYEAVVAMVGDDIAARLSELTLKIYTDAEKIARERGIILADTKVEFGYDAVSGAITLGDEVLTPDSSRFWDAATYQPGQAQPSYDKQYVRDWLTSAESGWDRNSDTPPPALPRDIIDRTRGRYVEAFEKLTGKTFV from the coding sequence ATGACTGAGAATTCCCCGCTGGAACCGGCCACCAAAACAGGCTTGGACACTGAGGCGCTGCACCTGCCGGGCTGGACGCACGTTTACTCGGGCAAGGTCCGCGACCTGTACGAGCCCGAGGACGAGTCCATCCGGGAGCAGGTGGGCCAGGACTGCGTCCTGGTGGTGGCCAGCGACAGGATCAGCGCCTACGACCATGTCCTGGCAAGCGAAATCCCCGACAAGGGACGCATCCTCACCCAGCTGAGCCTATGGTGGTTCGACCAGCTGGACGTGATGCACCATGTTCTGGCCTCGACAGTGGAGGGCGGGGTTCCCGCGGCCGTGGACGGCCGTGCGATGATCTGCAAGAAGCTGGACATGTTTCCCGTGGAATGCATTGCCCGCGGCTATCTCACGGGCTCCGGCCTGCTGGAGTACAAGGCCTCAGGCACCGTGTGTGAGATTCCGCTGCCTCCGGGCCTGGTGGACGGTTCGCGGCTGGACAAGGCGATCTTTACCCCGTCCGCCAAGGCCGAGGTCGGCGAGCACGACGAGAACATCCCCTACGAGGCTGTTGTGGCCATGGTTGGGGATGACATCGCCGCACGGTTGAGCGAACTGACCCTCAAGATCTACACCGACGCCGAAAAGATCGCCCGCGAACGCGGCATCATCCTGGCCGACACCAAGGTGGAATTCGGCTACGACGCCGTTTCCGGTGCCATCACCCTGGGCGACGAGGTGCTCACCCCGGACTCCTCCCGCTTCTGGGATGCCGCAACCTACCAGCCCGGCCAGGCGCAGCCGTCCTACGACAAGCAGTATGTCCGGGACTGGCTCACCTCGGCCGAGTCCGGCTGGGACAGGAACTCGGACACGCCTCCGCCTGCGCTGCCCAGGGACATCATCGACCGGACCCGCGGCCGCTACGTGGAGGCTTTCGAGAAGCTCACCGGAAAAACGTTCGTCTAG